Proteins encoded by one window of Haematobia irritans isolate KBUSLIRL chromosome 2, ASM5000362v1, whole genome shotgun sequence:
- the LOC142225907 gene encoding uncharacterized protein LOC142225907 gives MDKGETTSPSCYKQVNGETRMLLDFYGRYLPQIGPLKRFKNKKEMWYKISEDIPNKTAKQCQERYKTILRRKKSAVENNNTSGSQRQKVDFEEELMLINAIDDSIEPEIQISSQKCVKKEVKEKENPSKRKSSVQDALIEIAKMKEEARERRHKEKMEAIKEMKEYMEKLFQSK, from the exons atggataaaggCGAAACTACAAGTCCTTCGTGTTACAAACAGGTTAATG GTGAAACAAGAATGCTTTTGGATTTTTATGGGAGGTATTTGCCGCAAATCGGTCCTTTAAAAcggtttaaaaacaaaaaggagATGTGGTACAAAATATCTGAAGACATTCCAAATAAAACTGCAAAACAATGCCAAGAAAGGTACAAGACCATATTGAGACGTAAGAAATCGGCAGTTGAAAATAACAATACCTCAGGTTCGCAAAGACAAAAAGTAGATTTTGAAGAGGAGTTGATGCTAATAAATGCAATAGACGATTCCATCGAACCTGAGATTCAAATAAGCAGCCAGAAATGTGTTAAAAAAGAGGTGAAAGAGAAAGAAAATCCAAGCAAAAGAAAGTCATCCGTGCAGGACGCATTAATAGAGATTGCCAAAATGAAGGAAGAAGCAAGAGAAAGacgacacaaagaaaaaatggaAGCCATCAAAGAAATGAAAGAGTATatggaaaaactttttcaaagcaAATAA